The genomic segment GAATCAGGTGATGATGAATTCTACGCTGGGAGCACGTTTTGTTCCAGAGATTCTGGGTTCATGTTCTCGTTACGTTCTCATGAGGAGATCTACTGCCCTTCTAGAAAACGTCCACGGGTTAGTGTCCCAGACATTTTTGGAGGGAGACTATACGAGCATAAGAAACCATCCATCGACATACTCCCTGATGAATGCTTACTTGAGATCTTCAGTCGCTTACCCGGTGGCCGAGAGAAAAGTGCCGCTGCTTGTGTTTCCAAGCATTGGCTGACACTTTTGAGCAGTCTACGAAATTCCGATTTTTTCCGAATCCAAACCCCGAACGGAATGTTGGACACAATGAACATAGATAAAGCTTTAAACAAAGATCTTGATGTAGAATGTGATGGATACCTGACAAGGTGCGTAGAAGGCAAGAAAGCAACAGATCTTAGGCTTTCGGCTATTGCTGTTGGTACTTCAAGCCGTGGTGGGCTTGGAAAACTTTCCATCCGAGGAAGCAAATCTCTAAGGAACGTCACTAACCTTGGTTTGTCGGCGATTTCTCGTGGCTGCCCTTCTCTCAGGGTTATTTCATTGTGGAATCTGCCCTGTATTAGTGATGAAGGCCTATTTGAAATCGCAAAGGAATGCCATTTGTTGGAGAAACTAGATCTTTGTCAATGTCCTTCAATTTCGGACAGAGGGATAGTTGCAATTGCAGAGAGCTGTCCCAATTTGGTTGCATTAACAATTGAATCTTGCACAAAAATCGGCAATGAGAGTCTGCAAGCCATTGCTAAATACTGTCCCAAGTTACAATCAATAGCCGTCAAAGACTGCCCATTTGTTGGAGATCAGGGTATTGCTAGTGTCATTTCCTCAGGTTCTACGGTCTTGACGAAGGTGAAACTGCAGGGCCTGAATATCACCGACTACTCTGTCGCTGTTATAGGGCACTATGGAAAAGCCATCACCACGCTTACTCTTAGTGGGCTTCAAAATGTGAGCCAGAAGGGATTCTGGGTAATGGGAAACGCTCAAGGTCTTCAAATGCTGTCATCCTTGGCGATAACTTCGTGTTGGGGTACAACAGATTTGAGTCTCGAAGCAATGGGAAAGGGCTGCAAAAACCTGAAACACTTGTGCCTTCGTAAGTGTTGCTTTGTGTCCGATGATGGTCTTGTAGCTTTCGCCAAAGCTGCTGGTTCTCTTGAAAGCTTGCTATTGGAGGAGTGCAACAGGATTACTCAAAAAGGGATTCTGAACTCTCTTTCAAGCTCCAACTCGAAACTAAAGTCCCTTTCCCTGGTTAAGTGCATGGGTATTAAAGATATATCTCAAGAATCTCTGACCCTTTCTCCTTGTGAATCCCTTAGATCTTTGTCCATCCGCAGCTGCCCTGGATTTGGAAGTCGTAGCTTGGCCATGGTTGGAAAGCTCTGCCCACATTTGCATCACTTGGATCTAAGTGGACTTTGTGGAATCACAGATGCTGGTCTTCTACCACTTCTCGAGTGTTGCCAAGCTGGGCTTGCTAAGGTTGATCTTAGTGAATGTGTGAACTTAACCGATGAAGTTATCTTTTCTTTGGCTCGATCTCACGGAAAAACACTTGAACTGCTAAATCTTGATGGTTGCCAAAAGGTTACTGATGCGAGCTTGGCAGCCCTTGCAAATAGCTGCCCTTTACTGAATGATCTTGATCTTTCAAAGTGTTCAATCTCAGATTTTGGTGTTTATGCTTTATCTTGTGGAGTGCAACAAAATTTACAGATCCTCTCGCTATCTGGCTGCTCTATGATATCAAACAAGTGCATGACAGCTCTTGAAAAACTTGGGAGCACACTAGTTGGATTAAATCTCCAGCATTGCAATTCTATCAGCGGCGGCACCATTGAGTCTTTGACGGAGATGTTGTGGAGATGCGACATCCtttcataaatcaataaaaccTCATGCCAAGGAGGTTTTGAAAGGTCTGCATAAGCGATAGAAGCCATTATATCTATAGTTTTTGCCCTCAATATGTTGGGGGTATTCGGATAGCTCACTTGACAAGGTTGTTTTCCATGGAGACCAAAGGCATATCGTTTTTTTTAATACCCGTTTTTCCAGGCTTCATTGTACTTGACAAGCCTGGTTCATCCTTTTTAGCCTCTCGAATGAGAGGCTTCCTCTTTCGTTGCCTTTGGTTTCCTGGGAATACAGATACCAAACCTTGCCACTGGGCCTTCCCCGCATCGTGTTCCACTTCAATCTGTGAAGCCTCGTGCTACTGCCCATAGCATGCTCTCAATAAAGCTTCCTCGAGTCTGCCTGTCGAAACTTTCATATCTTAGGAGTCATGTATGTATGTTCATATTATCGTGCTGTGTTCGACTTGTCTTTGATGTTCGGTGGTCTTCTTTGGGCAATTATACAGATTTTGGGTTCCTGTGACCCGAGATTTCGCATGGGAGCTTAAGCTTATTTTTGTTTCCATGACAGATCTCTATGGTTGTTTTTAGTGGGATTATTGAATCCTATTTGCAGGTTCCTTCGTCTTGTAATTGTACCTCTGACCGTTGATATCTGATGTAATAAAACTGTGTGTTTTGTGCAACTCAACTTTGTGTTCCCCTTGAATTTTCATTGCTTGGACTTGTAATATTTTATTGCAACACTAAGGTTTTGTTAAAAAGTGGTAGAGAAAAATTATCGCTTTTTTGTTTCGTTCTGagttttcttaaataaaatcaaaatatcagTCTCGTTCTCAATTTATGTTCCCAACAAAATATTtctatccatttttatcaatcCGGCATTAACTAGTACTTCATTCAATTTCTTGCCTTTTTCAAATGTGCAataccatttttttttattttagtacACTATATTCTAAATCTGAAATTCTcgcatatattaattatttacataaatattaACTTAAATAATTTTACTGTGTGTGGAAAACTGTGGCATCATAATTTATAGAGCAAATTTAATATTGCATGTACAACTCTAAGAGCTAGGCATTAGTGTTAAATAGAATTTTTCCATTAAcatgtttaaaatttatatgTGGTTATTAGAAGGGTTTTTTCCAGAGATTATATAATGTCACATCAATTCTATTGTGCTTGACtaagataaaataatataataatatatttttccttACAAAGTTCTGAATATTCATTTTATATAGTTTTGTTTCCGATAATCGAACCCAACCCCAAAAGGTCGTTGTTTAATTTTGTCAAATCGTATTGAAAAATAACAACATTTTATGACATCAGCTTGCATTAAGTGACAGAATTCAATGCATTACTACTGTAACAATATTTAAAAGTCATCAAACTCGAATTAAGTTATTGTCGGGTTTTATGGATTCAATGGACTGGTTTTATTGGGTCCACATGACCACGACCTATTCCAGAGCTAGACTTGTcgacttttcaaatttattttttcattttcttacaTTTTAGTTGACTTATGGTAGATTCAGTTGAAGTTCTGGTAACTTTAAAAAGTTAGATTAGACGAATTAATGAgagtaataaataaattagaagTGTTTCTTATGATATGATGATGATTTTTTGTTCATTTACAAAAAAATAACTGCAACAAATGACCAACTAGTTCGATTCGATCTGTTTTATTTGTAGTCAAGAACATGTAAGAGGGAGAGGCGCAGGTCCATCAAGCGACACTGCAGAGTAGTTAGATTTAACCAGCTCCACATACATATGAGAGTAATGTTTGTTTGATGACTACGAGATTTTAAATGCTCGACAAAAAATACATATAAGATGGCTTATTTCTGAGAGTAATTCCGTATATTCTACAAGTAACACCAATGTAACAGTAGTAGTTCTACATAGCTACACCACTCAGTACACGCAAATATCTTCGCAtctaaaattacaatttttacTCTTATATTATCTTCCATATAACAAGTTAGGCTAGATTTCTGCATCAACTTGCTTCACACCATTGAGTTGGGTCAGCAAGTCATTGTTTGAAACAGAGTGGAGCTCGGCATGCTTACCTTTGGTCTCCAAATGATACGGTCAATTTTTTCACATAAATGTTTGTAGAACTGCATGAAGCAATCAGATGAGAACAAATCAAACAATTGGTGAGGTTCAAGTATGTTAAGTTGTCGGAAGAATTACAAATATTGAAAAGAAAGCAGATGACGGTAAATAAGGGTGACCTTGTGATACTCCAGGGTGTCTCCAGCAACCTTGCGAACGTCCACCATAAAAAGAGATGGAGCAACTTCAAAAACCTTCAAAAAGATAATAAGAtgtatattttctttaacagaaCAAGAAACCAAGAATTCTTTGAAATCAAAGCATACCTCCAGCACAACAGCAAATTGACTGACCCTGTTAGCAGACAAACCCTCAAGTCTTGTCTGCAAGACATTTTAGTTGCAAAGAATTAGGGCACTAAAATGCAGAAATGTGTAATTTCAGACCCCTTCATTTATTTCCTTCAGTAATCAGCATCATTACCATGTCGAAACActcaaaaatatttgaaagtAGATGACACAACAGATTTGAATTCGCTATAAAGATATCACGCACAAGGTTATCACACTATTTTTAGTCAGCACATCgcaaccagaaactcataaaaGCATTTGTCAaaatatgagagaaaaattgacCTTGTAATTTCGAGTGTGCGCCTTGAAACCCAGTGACACAGCGGCCGCCTCAATTGCTGATGTTATAACTTTCGCAGGTTGGCGAGAAACAAAACGAGTCTGTCTCTTTACATAATCCTTTGAATAGGATAAAAACAAGGTAAAATTATCTTACTTCCTTGGGACTAAACGCATCGCACATACATTCAACAAAAAGTTTATGAGATTATTGGATATCCAATGCTTTAATTTCAAATTCTAACAATTACTCGAAGTTCTAACACATTTATAGGACAAACCAGTTTAACAATATATGTGTTAGAGGACCTAAAGTACAAACAGATTGAGAAGATAACACGAGACTAGAACCGCGAGATCGAGCTTGGCATTTACCAGAAGTTATTGTTAATAGATaaaaatacaactcaaatattttaaatcgtacaGCGGCCCAATGCTATATTTCGATCAATACTCTAGCTAAGGTAATTATTATTTCACAACAATCTTGTCTCTATGGTTATATCACATTGTAATTCATTAGAGTCAAATATATAACCTTGGCTCTCATACTAGTTACAGGATCCAAAGCTTGCCACTTTTTCCAAAATTATAGCCAATAGAAAAGTTGCTACTCAAAATTTTTCAAAACATTACGCAGTCCAAAAATGCCACATTTTGATTGCTCCTCCAGTAGGGGGGACAGTTACTTTTCACAGTAAAGACAGCATATGCTTAATGGGCTTCAGAAAACCAAAATTTGGAGCAGCTATGAATCCAGTACATTTTTTTTAGAGCCAATGGCACCATCTGGCCTccaattggaaaaaaaaatgttgATTATGCACTGCACCAAGCACCGTACTTCCTTTCAGATGGCTGTTAGACTTAGATGAAAGCCACCACGATCTCAAAAAAGTAAAGGGTAAAAGAAAGTCTATTTGAAGAATATTTATTGAATTGAAGTGTACAACAGTtatgtgaaaaaaaaaattcttaggccaataaaataatttcaagaACCCAGGTATAAGAAGAAGAATAATTTGAAAAAGACATTCTGTGAATTTTCATATCTCTTTATCTCACTTCAGAGAGAAAGAAGACACGACAATTTTAGTTGTAAATTTGGAGTGAAGTGGTAaattatgcaaataaaatttcttatttttttttcatttaatttatattctttCATGAGTATAAATTTTAAGTACAATTTTATTGATAAACAAGTGAACTGTTGGGCTTAGTTCAACTTGTGTGGGAATATTGTAGCCAATAATTTGCATAACTTGAGTTTTAACCTTGAGAGCAAAGATATCCCATTCAGAAAGCTTCAAAATAATCCAACGATATAAAGTAAAATTGAACATAGACCATgttcattcaaaaaaaaaaaaaattgaacagAGACCAAACTACATTTCTTTATGTGGTCTTAGGTGCCAATTGGAATCTCATCTCATTAATTAACGGTAATGGTGGATGAGTCAAACGCAGCCCCAATCCCATAATCCGTGCCAAATGACTCCCTTCTTTCATCCAAAAGATACAATAAACATAATTATCTTACTCGCAGAAGAGTTTCTACATGGCAATTGTATCATCATCATACCGGGTATTTTAGGTAGATGACTGCCATAAAATTCCATTTTGAATTTTGTTAAAAAGTTATTCTAGAAGATGCATAAAATACTTTTTTGTGCTTAAGAACATAGGTAATAAAACCTTAATGACACTCATCATACCTGCCGCCTTTCAAACAAGGCTGATAAGTTCAGTCCTTGAGATAGGGTTATCATCTCAAATGCATTCATTATTAAAGGCCCATCATCACTGTTCTGTGATTCCTCATTCACAAATTTGTCCTGCAAGTGCAACAACCGAAAGTATTTTGGTATCAATTGATACAAACAAAGGGTTTATGCTCTGTTTTTTATAGTATAAGGTAAAAAATTGATTGACAACCAGAGATCAGGTCATAGCATGAAACAAAATGATAGCATACAGTTAAGCTGtcaaattatttaattgaaaaatcaCTCTCAACCACAAGGGTCTTTCTTATACCAAGGACACAGTTTACAAAGAAAAAACTCGAAATCATCTAACCTGAATGCCATCAAAAACAGCAGTAACATCATCCAGATTCACCACTTCATCAGCTCTAGGTGTAATAGGCACATAATTTTTCTGGAACCACGGATCTCTCTTTATTCCTTCAATTTTAATTCGCTGCAAAAACGGCAAAGCCCATCTCAAGTATCAGAATTTTGATAATCAATTTTCAAGTGGAAagtaaacaatttttttaaaagtggAGAAAAAGGCCAGTGAACTACAAAACAGAACAATTACTGTATTTAATTTGTGGAGTGGTGTCACGTGGTCCAATTCTTCTTTTTCTCCACTAGAGTTTTGAAGTAAACTTGAATTACATCACATAAATACCAAAGTTTGGTACATCACATGGAAAATGCTAACCTCGAAATCTAGGTTACAAAATGAACTTAGGAGCGCTGCATTGTACAAAAGCACTAAGCAAAATATAAGTCATTATAACTCGCTGTAACTACAATTGGATTTTTAATCAGGCGGCAAAAGGGAAGGGGGGAACTGAAACCAATGAGAACTCtttttatttcatttatttaACAGAACAAAAAAGAAAATTCTAAAAATTTGTTTAATATAACTGGGATCATTAAGGAAGAATAAGATGTACAACATTGAAACTATCACACTTGATTATTTATGTGAATGATTTGCGTCATATCATCATATGCATAACCCACTATCGTTTTTCTCATTAGAAGTTAAGCTCTAATTGGACCCTCATATAACTACGCTTGATGATGGAAGCTGCAAAATGAATTAGCATAAATATGGCTCAATTTTCCAACTAAAAGATAGTACATTTACTAACTTTTAACTCCATTTTCTGTAAGCGCAAGGGTGACCCAACCCATTTTCCTGGTCATTAACTAGAGGGCATGCCAGATCGTTCTTCGGTTTCCCCATTCACCAACATATATCTTGCAAAGTTTTTGCTACACcttaattatattttgaatttgGACAAATCTGCCAATCAATTGAAATAGTTCAAATTTAGAACCTAATAGCCAAAATACCACTAAAATAGAAGGACAATATAGTTCCGAACTTCCAGATTGTCAGCTCGTATCGATCTAAGTTTGAGGAGCTAAAGATTCCATGCCGAAACCAATAATTTCACATGATAAACAAAAGTTGTGAACCAGAAGCATAGTTTAAGCTGTATGGCGCtcaaaaagcaaaaaaaaaggGCTAAATACATTAAATGGTCTGTGAATAAATAATAAGAACTGGTTACTTTACTCACAGTTACAGGATTTGGATCAAGGATTTTATGTATCAATGATGTTGCAGCTGGAGAAAACCAGCATGGACACGAAAATTGGGCAGCATTTATCTGCACAGCAATTGAGGAAAATGTGAGAAATTTTTGGTGCCAACAAGGATATCCTGTGACTGTGTTTCTACCATAGTATGCGAGATATGTATGATGAAAACTAAATCATCGATAAAGCCTGATAAGTGCATGAAATGAGTCGTTAGTCACCAGCAACCAATATTTAACAGTAACTGAGTTGATTCAGCTAGGGGAAGCAATCATAAGCTACCTTTTTTTTTCAGTTTATAGCCAACATAGAGTTCATTGAATGTATTTACATGTGCTGAGAACTCATTAACAAAACGATGAATTAGATAGCACGAGAGCTTCACTGGTAAAATATCTACGTAAAATTCACTAGTCCAGAAATAGaaaagaaatgaaggaatgtCGAGATAATTTCTGGACAGCAATATATGTCAGTGATTCATATAAAACAATGTAAGTGTCTGAATCCATCACAAAGGTCATCAACACATCTATACTATGTTATGTCTGAAAAGTAGGAGTCACTGATTAACCTTGCTGCACAAGGAGGGAAGGTCTGTTTCATCAAATGGTAGATGTCCTGCAAGTAGCACATAAAGGATAACGCCACAGGACCATAAATCAGCAGCGGCGCCATCATAACCTTGGCCACTTAATACCTAAAGACAAATTAAAATTAGAAAGTAAGAACTGAACTGAAGATGGCAGATTTTGTTCAACAGTAGTAAGACGAGGACCAAGGAATTGTGAACTTCTAGGTAGTAAGTTTTATCGAGTTCaaacaactgaaatcagctacaAACAACAAAGTTTCACAACAGATAATTAAGAAGATaataaatcccaaaataatTGCTATTTACTGATCATTTAGTGTTCAACAAACATGGTCGAA from the Primulina eburnea isolate SZY01 chromosome 3, ASM2296580v1, whole genome shotgun sequence genome contains:
- the LOC140825405 gene encoding EIN3-binding F-box protein 2-like — encoded protein: MPALVNYRGDDEFYAGSTFCSRDSGFMFSLRSHEEIYCPSRKRPRVSVPDIFGGRLYEHKKPSIDILPDECLLEIFSRLPGGREKSAAACVSKHWLTLLSSLRNSDFFRIQTPNGMLDTMNIDKALNKDLDVECDGYLTRCVEGKKATDLRLSAIAVGTSSRGGLGKLSIRGSKSLRNVTNLGLSAISRGCPSLRVISLWNLPCISDEGLFEIAKECHLLEKLDLCQCPSISDRGIVAIAESCPNLVALTIESCTKIGNESLQAIAKYCPKLQSIAVKDCPFVGDQGIASVISSGSTVLTKVKLQGLNITDYSVAVIGHYGKAITTLTLSGLQNVSQKGFWVMGNAQGLQMLSSLAITSCWGTTDLSLEAMGKGCKNLKHLCLRKCCFVSDDGLVAFAKAAGSLESLLLEECNRITQKGILNSLSSSNSKLKSLSLVKCMGIKDISQESLTLSPCESLRSLSIRSCPGFGSRSLAMVGKLCPHLHHLDLSGLCGITDAGLLPLLECCQAGLAKVDLSECVNLTDEVIFSLARSHGKTLELLNLDGCQKVTDASLAALANSCPLLNDLDLSKCSISDFGVYALSCGVQQNLQILSLSGCSMISNKCMTALEKLGSTLVGLNLQHCNSISGGTIESLTEMLWRCDILS
- the LOC140825406 gene encoding CBL-interacting serine/threonine-protein kinase 24-like isoform X1, translating into MQQQSFLSTSFELREMKAVKRKVGKYELGRTIGSGTFAKVKFAQNMETNESVAIKIMAKSTILRHKMVDQIKREISVMKIVRHPCIVRLHEVLASQTKIYIVLELVSGGELFDRFGTQVHQRRLSESESRKYFQQLIDAVSHCHGKGVYHRDLKPENLLLDSGANLKVLDFGLSALPKQGVELLHTTCGTPNYVAPEVLSGQGYDGAAADLWSCGVILYVLLAGHLPFDETDLPSLCSKINAAQFSCPCWFSPAATSLIHKILDPNPVTRIKIEGIKRDPWFQKNYVPITPRADEVVNLDDVTAVFDGIQDKFVNEESQNSDDGPLIMNAFEMITLSQGLNLSALFERRQDYVKRQTRFVSRQPAKVITSAIEAAAVSLGFKAHTRNYKTRLEGLSANRVSQFAVVLEVFEVAPSLFMVDVRKVAGDTLEYHKFYKHLCEKIDRIIWRPKVSMPSSTLFQTMTC
- the LOC140825406 gene encoding CBL-interacting serine/threonine-protein kinase 24-like isoform X2, with the translated sequence MQQQSFLSTSFELREMKAVKRKVGKYELGRTIGSGTFAKVKFAQNMETNESVAIKIMAKSTILRHKMVDQIKREISVMKIVRHPCIVRLHEVLASQTKIYIVLELVSGGELFDRFVHQRRLSESESRKYFQQLIDAVSHCHGKGVYHRDLKPENLLLDSGANLKVLDFGLSALPKQGVELLHTTCGTPNYVAPEVLSGQGYDGAAADLWSCGVILYVLLAGHLPFDETDLPSLCSKINAAQFSCPCWFSPAATSLIHKILDPNPVTRIKIEGIKRDPWFQKNYVPITPRADEVVNLDDVTAVFDGIQDKFVNEESQNSDDGPLIMNAFEMITLSQGLNLSALFERRQDYVKRQTRFVSRQPAKVITSAIEAAAVSLGFKAHTRNYKTRLEGLSANRVSQFAVVLEVFEVAPSLFMVDVRKVAGDTLEYHKFYKHLCEKIDRIIWRPKVSMPSSTLFQTMTC